The genomic window CGTCTTCAACATCTTCGGCGGGATCACGCGCGGCGACGAGGTCGCCCGCGGGATCAACGAGGCGCTCGAGCAGTTCGACGAGATCCCCAAGCCGGTCGTCGTGCGACTGGCCGGTACCAACTGGGAGGAAGGCATGGAAATTCTCAACGAGGACCTCGTGACGGTCGAGCAGACCCTCGAGGACGCGGTACAGCGTGCCGTCGAGTACGCTGGGGAGGTGAACGAATAATGAGCGTTCTAGTCGACGACGATACGCGCGTCGTGGTACAGGGCATCACCGGCGGGGAAGGCAAGTTCCACGCCCAGCAGATGATGGAGTACGGCACCAACGTCGTGGCCGGCGCGGTCCCCGGCAAGGGCGGTCAGGAGGTCGAGGGCGTCCCGGTCTACGACACGGTCCACGAGGCCGTCGAGGAGGAGAACGCCGACACCTCGGTTATCTTCGTCCCGCCGGCGTTCGCCGGCGACGCCGTCTTCGAGTCGCTCGACGCCGATCTCGACCTCGCGGTCGCGATCACGGAGGGCATTCCGACCCAGGACATGGCCCGCGTCAACAAGCGACTCTCCGAGACCGACACGCGACTCATCGGCCCGAACTGTCCGGGGCTCATCACCCCCGGCGAGGCCAAACTCGGCATTCTCCCCGGCAACATCTTCGCCGAGGGGAACGTCGGTCTGGTCTCCCGCTCGGGGACACTGACCTACCAGGTCGTCGACAGCCTGACCAACCGCGGTATCGGGCAGACGACCGCCATCGGTATCGGCGGCGACCCGATCATCGGCACCGACTTCGTCGACGCCCTCGAGCTGTTCGAGGACGACCCCGATACCGACGCCATCGTCATGTGCGGTGAGATCGGCGGCGAGGACGAGGAGGAGGCCGCCGCGTTCATCGACGACTACGTCGACACGCCGGTCGCCGGCTTCATCGCCGGCCGCACGGCACCGCCGGGCAAGCGGATGGGCCACGCCGGCGCCATCGTCTCCGGTTCCGGGACCGGTACCGCCGAGAGCAAGATCAGCGCCCTCAACGACGCGGGCGTCCCCGTCGGCGACACGCCCGAGGAAGTCGCCGACCACATCGAAGAGTTCCTCGCGTAACGTCGCGACCGGTTCGGTCTCGGCGCTCGGCCTCGAGTCGCGACTCGAGGACCGTCGGCGTTCGAGTTCCGATCGCCGTTTTTTCGAGCGCTCACGTCGAGTGTCGACCGAGCCGTCACTCCCCCGCTGAGCGACCGCTCGCTCGTCGGGACGCGCAGATCCCGGCAGCACGTCCTTGGGGGAGCCGACCGTCCGTTCGCGCATGCCAGTCCGAATCGTGTGTGACGAGTGCGGAACCGCGCATACGATCCCCGAGCGACCGGACACGGACCGCGGGGGAACGGGCTGTCCC from Haloterrigena sp. KLK7 includes these protein-coding regions:
- the sucD gene encoding succinate--CoA ligase subunit alpha, producing the protein MSVLVDDDTRVVVQGITGGEGKFHAQQMMEYGTNVVAGAVPGKGGQEVEGVPVYDTVHEAVEEENADTSVIFVPPAFAGDAVFESLDADLDLAVAITEGIPTQDMARVNKRLSETDTRLIGPNCPGLITPGEAKLGILPGNIFAEGNVGLVSRSGTLTYQVVDSLTNRGIGQTTAIGIGGDPIIGTDFVDALELFEDDPDTDAIVMCGEIGGEDEEEAAAFIDDYVDTPVAGFIAGRTAPPGKRMGHAGAIVSGSGTGTAESKISALNDAGVPVGDTPEEVADHIEEFLA